A part of Silurus meridionalis isolate SWU-2019-XX chromosome 18, ASM1480568v1, whole genome shotgun sequence genomic DNA contains:
- the ccnd2b gene encoding G1/S-specific cyclin-D2b, whose amino-acid sequence MELFCHEKPVVVKAFLDPTIFRNDRVLRSLLEVEDTFLPQPFYFQSVQKDLKPYMRRIVATWMLEVCEEEECEEEVFLLAVNYLDRFLSAVQTKKSCLQLLGAVCLFLASKMKSNQPLSARKLCLYTDNSITSQDLLSWELIVLGKLKWNLAAVTPHDFVEHILHKLPLPQDRVTLIRKHAQTFITLCATDHSFSMFPPSMIASGSVGAAVCGLHIDHTESSVWGESMTEQLAKITHIEVECLKSCQEKIEQLLTSSLRESRQQKHQGGGVTSKGAEPPSQSCTPTDVRDIDL is encoded by the exons ATGGAGTTGTTTTGCCACGAAAAACCAGTGGTGGTCAAAGCTTTTCTAGATCCCACCATATTCCGGAACGACAGGGTGCTGCGGAGTCTGCTAGAGGTCGAGGACACTTTTCTCCCAcaacctttttatttccagagcGTTCAAAAAGATCTGAAGCCCTACATGAGGAGGATAGTGGCCACTTGGATGCTAGAG GTTTGCGAAGAAGAGGAGTGCGAGGAagaggtttttcttttggctgtcAATTACCTGGACCGCTTTCTGTCGGCCGTGCAGACGAAAAAGTCATGCCTGCAGCTCCTCGGCGCCGTGTGCCTCTTCCTGGCATCCAAGATGAAATCGAACCAGCCGTTATCTGCCAGGAAGCTATGTTTGTACACGGACAACTCGATTACGTCTCAGGATCTGCTG AGCTGGGAGTTGATAGTTCTGGGAAAATTGAAATGGAACCTGGCAGCTGTCACACCCCATGACTTTGTGGAGCACATCTTACACAAGCTTCCCTTACCCCAGGACCGAGTGACGCTGATTAGGAAACACGCACAGACTTTCATTACTCTTTGTGCCACAG ATCACAGCTTCTCGATGTTCCCTCCCTCGATGATCGCCTCGGGGAGTGTGGGTGCGGCGGTGTGCGGACTCCACATCGACCACACGGAGAGCAGCGTCTGGGGCGAGAGCATGACTGAACAGCTGGCCAAAATCACCCATATTGAAGTA GAATGTCTGAAGTCGTGTCAGGAGAAGATCGAGCAATTGCTGACTAGCAGCCTCCGGGAAAGCAGGCAGCAGAAGCATCAGGGGGGCGGCGTCACCAGCAAA